The Egicoccus sp. AB-alg2 genome window below encodes:
- a CDS encoding ABC transporter permease, producing MSDHDERSGPPTGEPDHTAVAEAEREAEQAELEAVAERERMAASATLDASVSQRLVKAVTGTSVITTLLAIFSALVVGAVVIVLSDDATRDAMGYFAARPTDTLAAAWDAVGSAYGALLRGSLGGVGQVSETLVAATPLILTGLAVAIPLRAGLFNIGAEGQLIAGGLTAALVGFALTGLPLPIHLPLAVLGGVVGGFLYGWLPGVLKARTGAHEVITTIMLNNVAILGTNFLLTTALFRRPDRTDPISRSVEEPARLPRLPFIDGQRVNWGLVLAIVVAIAMFWFLERSTRGFEINAVGQNPHAATSAGMNPGRVVILAMALGGALAGTGGAAEILGIHHRITPGFSAGLGFDGITVALLGRGGVGGTVAAGLLFGALRAGGRTMQATTGTSLDLVVVIQALIIVFIAAPGLVRAIYRIKTADTGTGQIAKGWGS from the coding sequence GTGAGCGACCACGACGAGCGCTCCGGGCCGCCGACGGGCGAACCCGACCACACGGCCGTCGCCGAGGCCGAGCGCGAGGCCGAGCAGGCAGAGCTCGAGGCGGTGGCGGAACGCGAGCGGATGGCGGCATCCGCGACGTTGGACGCCTCGGTGTCGCAGCGGCTGGTGAAGGCCGTCACCGGCACCAGCGTCATCACCACGCTGTTGGCGATCTTCAGCGCCCTGGTGGTCGGCGCGGTGGTCATCGTCCTCTCCGACGACGCCACGCGCGACGCCATGGGCTACTTCGCCGCGCGGCCCACCGACACGCTGGCAGCCGCCTGGGACGCGGTCGGCAGCGCCTACGGCGCGTTGCTGCGAGGCTCGCTGGGCGGGGTCGGGCAGGTGTCGGAGACGCTGGTCGCGGCCACCCCGCTGATCCTGACCGGCCTGGCCGTGGCCATCCCGTTGCGCGCCGGGCTGTTCAACATCGGTGCGGAGGGCCAGCTGATCGCCGGTGGTCTGACCGCCGCGCTGGTCGGGTTCGCGCTGACCGGCCTGCCGCTGCCGATCCACCTGCCGCTGGCGGTGCTCGGCGGGGTCGTCGGCGGGTTCCTCTACGGGTGGCTGCCGGGGGTCCTCAAGGCCCGCACCGGGGCGCACGAGGTCATCACGACCATCATGCTCAACAACGTCGCCATCCTCGGCACCAACTTCCTGCTCACGACGGCGCTGTTCCGCCGCCCCGACCGCACCGACCCGATCTCGCGGTCGGTCGAGGAGCCGGCCCGGCTGCCGCGCCTGCCGTTCATCGACGGTCAGCGCGTCAACTGGGGGCTGGTGCTCGCGATCGTCGTCGCGATCGCGATGTTCTGGTTCCTGGAGCGCTCGACCCGCGGCTTCGAGATCAACGCCGTCGGTCAGAACCCGCACGCCGCCACCTCGGCCGGCATGAACCCCGGCCGGGTCGTCATCCTGGCGATGGCGCTGGGCGGGGCCCTGGCCGGGACGGGCGGCGCGGCCGAGATCCTCGGCATCCACCACCGCATCACGCCGGGCTTCTCCGCCGGTCTCGGCTTCGACGGCATCACCGTGGCCCTGCTCGGCCGCGGCGGCGTCGGCGGCACGGTCGCGGCCGGGCTGCTGTTCGGCGCCCTGCGCGCGGGCGGGCGCACCATGCAGGCCACGACCGGCACGTCGCTCGACCTGGTGGTCGTCATCCAGGCCCTGATCATCGTGTTCATCGCCGCCCCGGGTCTCGTGCGCGCCATCTACCGCATCAAGACCGCAGACACCGGCACCGGCCAGATCGCCAAGGGGTGGGGCTCGTGA
- a CDS encoding ABC transporter ATP-binding protein — MRLELRGITKRFPGVVANDHVDLTVEPGEIHGLLGENGAGKSTLMNILYGLYSADEGEIVVDGQPVAFDDPGDAIAAGIGMVHQHFMLVPVFTVAENITLGVERTRGLGRLDRAAASDAVRELAEASGLPVDPDAVVEDLPVGLQQRVEILKALYRDARLLILDEPTAVLTPQEADDLFEAVRRFVGEGRSAIFISHKLREHRQLVDRVSVLRRGRIVGTADPRTSSEQELADLMVGRPVDLTVDRPPARPGDAVLEVRDLVVRDLTDAPIVDRVGFEVRRGEILAIAGVEGNGQTPLVRAITGLEPDFEGEVNVGGRSIAGLTRKEVLRAGVGHVPEDRNREGLVSGFSIAENLILDLWDAAPFARRGALDFGVIEEHARKQVADFDVRTPSIHTTAGSLSGGNQQKVVVAREFQREIDLLVVAQPTRGVDVGSIEHIHARLVTKRDEGAAVVVVSSELDEVLALADRVAVMFRGRLLGPFETPISKDAVGLMMAGASPDEALQKGA; from the coding sequence GTGCGCCTCGAGCTGCGTGGCATCACCAAGCGTTTCCCCGGCGTCGTCGCCAACGACCACGTCGACCTGACCGTCGAGCCGGGCGAGATCCACGGCCTGCTCGGCGAGAACGGCGCCGGCAAGTCCACCCTGATGAACATCCTCTACGGCCTGTACTCGGCCGACGAGGGCGAGATCGTGGTCGACGGGCAGCCGGTCGCCTTCGACGATCCCGGGGACGCGATCGCGGCCGGCATCGGCATGGTCCACCAGCACTTCATGCTGGTGCCGGTCTTCACCGTCGCGGAGAACATCACGCTGGGTGTCGAACGGACGCGCGGTCTGGGCCGACTGGACCGCGCGGCCGCCAGCGACGCCGTCCGTGAGCTGGCCGAGGCCTCCGGGCTGCCGGTCGATCCCGACGCGGTCGTCGAGGACCTGCCGGTCGGTCTGCAGCAGCGGGTCGAGATCCTGAAGGCGCTCTACCGCGACGCGCGGCTGCTGATCCTCGACGAGCCGACCGCCGTGCTCACCCCGCAGGAGGCCGACGACCTGTTCGAGGCCGTCCGCCGGTTCGTCGGCGAGGGGCGCTCGGCCATCTTCATCTCCCACAAGCTGCGCGAGCACCGCCAGCTGGTCGACCGCGTCAGCGTCCTGCGCCGGGGGCGGATCGTGGGGACCGCCGACCCCCGCACGTCCAGCGAGCAGGAGTTGGCCGATCTGATGGTGGGCCGTCCCGTCGACCTCACCGTCGACCGGCCGCCCGCCCGGCCCGGCGACGCGGTGCTGGAGGTCCGCGACCTGGTGGTGCGCGACCTCACCGACGCGCCGATCGTCGACCGCGTCGGCTTCGAGGTCCGCCGCGGCGAGATCCTCGCCATCGCCGGCGTCGAGGGCAACGGTCAGACCCCGCTGGTGCGGGCGATCACCGGCCTGGAACCCGACTTCGAGGGCGAGGTCAACGTCGGCGGCCGGTCGATCGCCGGCCTGACGCGCAAGGAGGTCCTGCGCGCCGGCGTCGGGCACGTGCCCGAGGACCGCAACCGCGAAGGGCTGGTGTCGGGCTTCTCCATCGCGGAGAACCTGATCCTCGACCTGTGGGACGCGGCGCCGTTCGCCCGCCGCGGCGCCCTCGACTTCGGGGTCATCGAGGAACACGCCCGCAAGCAGGTCGCGGACTTCGACGTGCGCACCCCTTCCATCCACACCACGGCCGGCTCGCTGTCCGGCGGCAACCAGCAGAAGGTGGTCGTCGCCCGCGAGTTCCAGCGCGAGATCGACCTGCTCGTCGTCGCCCAGCCGACCCGTGGTGTCGACGTCGGCTCGATCGAGCACATCCACGCCCGGCTGGTCACCAAGCGCGACGAGGGCGCGGCGGTCGTGGTCGTGTCCTCCGAACTCGACGAGGTGCTGGCCCTGGCCGACCGGGTCGCGGTCATGTTCCGCGGCCGGCTGCTCGGTCCGTTCGAGACGCCGATCTCCAAGGACGCGGTCGGCCTGATGATGGCCGGTGCCTCGCCCGACGAAGCCCTGCAGAAGGGAGCCTGA
- a CDS encoding BMP family protein, with protein sequence MRKTTRRALAAAVAGALALTACGEAPEETPEATDQPAETDGEATGGETEETDGEEAPAEATDFRACMITDQGGVDDGSFNETAYNGLLRAEEELGVQVDYLESQSETDFQPNMQAFIQQDCDIIIPVGFLLAEVTGEAAEANEDQLFAIVDYPNEWGVDNVLGLTFNTSEAAFLAGYAAAAYTETGTVGTYGGLNIPTVTIFMDGFLAGVEHYNEEKGEDVQVLGWDGSDGQFTNDFTSLDLGRSVTETLMDNGADIIMPVAGPVGGGSAAAIQDRGEGSLIWVDTDGYESTDFGDIMFTSVMKQMDVAVFDAIEAAVNGTFEGGDYVGTLENEGVALAPFHDFEDDLPEGLQQELDELRQQIIAGELETTPQG encoded by the coding sequence ATGAGGAAGACCACCCGCCGCGCACTCGCGGCTGCCGTGGCCGGGGCGCTCGCGCTCACGGCGTGCGGCGAGGCCCCCGAGGAGACCCCGGAGGCCACCGACCAGCCCGCCGAGACCGACGGTGAGGCGACCGGCGGCGAGACCGAGGAGACCGACGGCGAGGAAGCTCCCGCCGAGGCCACCGACTTCCGCGCCTGCATGATCACCGACCAGGGCGGCGTGGACGACGGCTCGTTCAACGAGACCGCCTACAACGGGCTGCTGCGCGCCGAGGAAGAGCTCGGGGTGCAGGTCGACTACCTCGAGTCGCAGTCGGAAACCGACTTCCAGCCCAACATGCAGGCCTTCATCCAGCAGGACTGCGACATCATCATCCCGGTCGGCTTCCTGCTCGCCGAGGTGACCGGTGAGGCCGCCGAGGCCAACGAGGACCAGCTGTTCGCGATCGTCGACTACCCCAACGAGTGGGGCGTGGACAACGTGCTCGGCCTGACCTTCAACACCTCCGAGGCCGCGTTCCTGGCCGGTTATGCCGCCGCCGCGTACACGGAGACGGGCACCGTCGGCACGTACGGCGGCCTGAACATCCCGACCGTGACCATCTTCATGGACGGGTTCCTGGCCGGCGTGGAGCACTACAACGAGGAGAAGGGCGAGGACGTCCAGGTCCTCGGCTGGGACGGCTCGGACGGCCAGTTCACCAACGACTTCACGTCGCTGGACCTCGGCCGCAGCGTCACCGAGACCCTGATGGACAACGGCGCCGACATCATCATGCCGGTCGCCGGCCCCGTCGGCGGCGGCAGCGCCGCGGCCATCCAGGACCGCGGCGAGGGCTCGCTGATCTGGGTCGACACGGACGGCTACGAGTCGACCGACTTCGGTGACATCATGTTCACGTCCGTCATGAAGCAGATGGACGTGGCCGTGTTCGACGCCATCGAAGCGGCGGTCAACGGGACCTTCGAGGGCGGTGACTACGTCGGCACCCTGGAGAACGAGGGCGTCGCGCTGGCCCCGTTCCACGACTTCGAGGACGACCTGCCCGAGGGTCTGCAGCAGGAGCTCGACGAGCTGCGCCAGCAGATCATCGCCGGCGAGCTGGAGACCACGCCGCAGGGCTGA